A single region of the Malaclemys terrapin pileata isolate rMalTer1 chromosome 2, rMalTer1.hap1, whole genome shotgun sequence genome encodes:
- the LOC128831345 gene encoding Y-box-binding protein 1-like, which yields MVLNNKPAMQEEPQVASIKSKRLLVSLIPAEEKMMIERKVWGTVKWFNVRNGYGFITRSDNKRDVFVHQSAIRKNNPYKYHRSVGDGERVEFDVVLGDKGLEAANVTGPGGIPVQGSIYAADRRKCSSGLRRSPPHKSYHLCESVPTNEAATSAPEDGNLPYSGQSYLRHTSYGYQPQCCNSVSAEVVRAAGQCVQAEQSKPAKQSIYQGFRQFLSLGQHCLRQPREEGGEKCNGSPQANETEDSAISQRCYRPNFSYLRRRPRNTKPLDGKETKKTSGPPAEDTMAPVTISQQPSTTQLSNKKD from the coding sequence ATGGTCCTGAACAACAAACCTGCAATGCAGGAGGAGCCGCAGGTTGCATCCATCAAGAGTAAACGCCTCCTAGTGTCACTGATCCCTGCAGAGGAGAAGATGATGATTGAAAGGAAGGTCTGGGGCACGGTCAAGTGGTTCAACGTCCGAAATGGCTATGGCTTCATTACGAGGAGCGACAATAAGAGGGACGTGTTTGTACACCAGTCGGCCATAAGGAAGAACAACCCTTATAAGTACCATCGCAGCGTGGGCgatggggagagggtggagtttGATGTGGTTCTAGGGGATAAAGGCCTGGAGGCTGCCAACGTCACTGGTCCTGGCGGCATTCCCGTGCAAGGCAGCATATACGCTGCAGACCGTCGCAAGTGCTCGTCGGGTCTAAGGAGGAGTCCGCCTCACAAGAGTTACCACCTTTGTGAGAGCGTGCCAACGAACGAGGCAGCAACCAGTGCACCAGAAGATGGGAATTTGCCCTACAGTGGCCAGTCTTATTTGAGGCACACATCCTATGGGTATCAGCCCCAGTGTTGCAATTCTGTGAGCGCAGAAGTGGTACGTGCTGCAGGTCAGTGTGTGCAAGCAGAGCAAAGCAAGCCAGCGAAACAGAGCATATACCAGGGCTTCAGGCAGTTTCTCAGCTTGGGACAGCATTGTCTGAGACAGCcgagagaggagggaggagaaaaatGTAATGGAAGCCCCCAGGCAAATGAGACTGAAGACTCAGCAATAAGTCAACGTTGCTACCGTCCTAACTTCAGTTACCTACGCAGACGCCCACGGAACACGAAACCACTAGATGGGAAAGAGACCAAGAAGACCTCTGGACCACCAGCTGAAGACACCATGGCTCCTGTGACCATCAGCCAACAACCTAGCACCACCCAGCTATCAAACAAGAAGGATTAA